A stretch of the Hippocampus zosterae strain Florida chromosome 18, ASM2543408v3, whole genome shotgun sequence genome encodes the following:
- the ube2g1b gene encoding ubiquitin-conjugating enzyme E2G 1b: MTGQSALLLRKQLADLNKNPVEGFSAGLVDDNDIFQWEVVVIGPQDTLFEGGFFKATLTFPRDYPLRPPKMKFITEIWHPNVAKNGDVCISILHEPGEDKYGYEKPEERWLPIHTVETIMISVISMLADPNGDSPANVDAAKEWRDDPKGIFKKKVARCVRKSQEMAFD; this comes from the exons ATGACGGGACAGTCGGCATTGTTGCTCCGTAAACAATTAGCAG ATCTGAACAAGAACCCCGTGGAAGGCTTCTCGGCGGGTCTTGTGGATGACAATGACATCTTTCAGTGGGAAGTGGTCGTCATTGGACCCCAGGACACACTCTT TGAAGGAGGGTTCTTCAAGGCCACTTTAACCTTTCCACGGGATTATCCTTTAAGACCACCCAAAATGAAGTTCATCACAGAAATCTGGCATCCTAACG TTGCAAAAAACGGCGACGTATGCATCTCCATCTTGCACGAGCCTGGAGAAGACAAGTATGGCTATGAGAAGCCAGAGGAGCGTTGGTTGCCAATCCATACCGTGGAGACCATCATGATCAGTGTCATCTCCATGTTGGCAGACCCCAACGGCGATTCTCCCGCCAACGTTGACGCAGCG AAAGAGTGGCGTGACGATCCCAAAGGAATTTTTAAGAAGAAGGTTGCACGTTGTGTGCGGAAAAGTCAAGAGATGGCTTTTGACTGA